From Sediminibacterium sp. TEGAF015, a single genomic window includes:
- a CDS encoding GNAT family N-acetyltransferase — MLTIQHITTESAGLEIARHLFKEYSDELAVDLCFQSFDAELKDPLKKYGPPAGSLLIAFYHDEPVGCVALQPLPERGVCEMKRLYVKPAFRKFKIGDALVGAIVKEAASLGYAKMKLDTLERLQPAIQLYLKHGFEITTAYYHNPLPEVVYMEKQLSPNK, encoded by the coding sequence ATGCTAACAATTCAACATATTACAACTGAAAGTGCCGGACTAGAAATAGCCCGGCATTTGTTTAAGGAATATTCTGATGAATTGGCCGTGGATCTTTGTTTTCAAAGTTTTGATGCAGAATTAAAAGACCCGCTAAAAAAATATGGACCTCCAGCTGGTTCACTCCTGATTGCTTTTTATCATGATGAGCCCGTGGGTTGTGTAGCACTGCAACCCTTGCCAGAAAGAGGTGTCTGCGAAATGAAAAGGCTATACGTTAAACCAGCATTCAGAAAGTTCAAAATTGGAGATGCATTGGTGGGTGCTATTGTAAAGGAAGCGGCAAGTTTAGGATATGCAAAAATGAAATTGGATACATTGGAAAGATTGCAGCCCGCCATTCAGCTTTATCTAAAGCACGGATTCGAAATTACTACTGCTTATTACCACAATCCTTTGCCAGAAGTGGTTTACATGGAAAAGCAATTAAGTCCCAATAAATAA
- a CDS encoding tetratricopeptide repeat protein, which produces MKFYNTIIKYRFWLSLLALVAAVGVNISSGFWPAFILYFVGVIGLASHFFIGPLRLIQEPMERGDMDEVERILDSVWYPNLLYKPVRSTYYTIKGNMAMMKQDFDSAEKHLKKSSELGAPMPEAEGANKLQLGMMCMQRGDLKQGESYIRAAIRAGIADKESEAVAYISMCQIFMNKREFRAAKDYFRKAKACKPTTKQVVDQIKEVEKYISRIPG; this is translated from the coding sequence ATGAAATTCTATAATACCATTATCAAGTATCGTTTTTGGCTGAGTTTGCTAGCATTGGTGGCTGCTGTTGGCGTAAATATTTCAAGCGGTTTCTGGCCTGCTTTTATATTATATTTTGTAGGCGTGATTGGATTGGCCAGTCATTTTTTTATTGGGCCGCTTCGTTTGATTCAAGAGCCGATGGAAAGAGGGGATATGGATGAAGTTGAAAGAATTCTTGATTCTGTTTGGTATCCTAATTTATTATACAAGCCTGTTCGTTCTACATATTATACCATCAAGGGTAATATGGCTATGATGAAACAAGATTTTGATAGTGCAGAAAAGCATTTAAAGAAAAGTTCTGAATTGGGTGCCCCTATGCCAGAAGCAGAAGGTGCTAACAAGCTTCAATTGGGCATGATGTGTATGCAAAGAGGAGATCTAAAACAAGGAGAGAGTTATATCAGAGCTGCTATCAGAGCAGGTATTGCCGATAAAGAAAGTGAAGCAGTTGCTTACATTAGTATGTGTCAGATTTTTATGAACAAGAGAGAGTTCAGAGCAGCAAAAGATTATTTCAGAAAAGCGAAAGCTTGTAAGCCAACTACCAAGCAGGTGGTTGATCAAATTAAAGAAGTGGAAAAATATATTTCCCGAATTCCTGGTTAA
- a CDS encoding c-type cytochrome yields the protein MILSRSIAKASIAAFLFIVSLSFGVAANAQDGKALFSANCASCHAPHKKLTGPALAGVESRWSSKENLYSWIRNSAAFLKTGDAYANNLYNEYNKIAMNAFPNLKNEEIDAILAYINSVPDPSKAPAGAAAGAATASNVEADNSLLFGILTLILAVVALIMLQVNSNLKKLADDKAGLPALEPIPFWRNKAYIAMVTVVLFVVGGYLTTKGAMAYGRSKDYQPEQPIYYSHAVHAGTNQINCQYCHSGAAQGKQATIPSVNVCMNCHQAINEYKGEKIYNEAGEEVDGTAEIKKLYKYAGFEEGKPWDPSKAKPIEWVRIHNLPDHVYFNHAQHVKAGQVACQTCHGEIQKMGEVKQFTDLSMGWCVNCHRETKVQFKDNGFYSIYEKYHADLKSGKIDSAKGVTVEMIGGTECQKCHY from the coding sequence ATGATATTGTCAAGATCCATAGCAAAAGCCAGCATTGCCGCTTTTTTATTTATTGTGAGTCTTAGTTTCGGTGTAGCCGCCAATGCCCAGGACGGAAAAGCGCTTTTCAGCGCCAACTGTGCGTCCTGTCATGCTCCCCACAAAAAACTGACTGGTCCTGCACTTGCGGGCGTTGAATCCCGTTGGTCTAGTAAGGAAAATTTGTATTCCTGGATTAGAAACAGTGCTGCATTCCTTAAAACTGGAGATGCTTATGCAAACAACTTGTACAATGAGTACAACAAGATTGCGATGAATGCATTCCCTAATTTGAAAAATGAGGAGATTGACGCAATTCTTGCTTATATAAACAGCGTTCCAGATCCTTCTAAAGCGCCTGCCGGTGCTGCTGCTGGTGCTGCTACCGCTTCTAATGTTGAAGCAGACAACTCTTTACTTTTTGGTATTCTTACCTTAATTCTTGCTGTTGTAGCCTTGATCATGTTGCAGGTTAACTCTAATTTGAAAAAATTAGCTGACGATAAAGCTGGTCTTCCTGCATTAGAGCCTATTCCTTTCTGGAGAAACAAAGCCTACATTGCTATGGTTACTGTAGTATTGTTCGTTGTGGGCGGATACTTAACCACAAAAGGCGCAATGGCATATGGCAGAAGCAAAGACTATCAGCCTGAACAACCAATTTATTATTCTCACGCAGTTCACGCTGGTACCAACCAGATTAACTGTCAATACTGTCACTCAGGTGCTGCTCAGGGTAAGCAGGCTACCATTCCTTCTGTAAATGTTTGTATGAACTGTCATCAGGCCATCAACGAGTACAAAGGAGAAAAAATCTACAATGAAGCTGGTGAAGAAGTAGATGGTACAGCGGAAATAAAGAAATTATACAAATATGCAGGCTTTGAAGAAGGGAAGCCATGGGATCCAAGCAAGGCTAAGCCAATTGAGTGGGTTCGTATCCATAACCTTCCTGATCACGTTTATTTCAACCACGCTCAACACGTAAAAGCAGGTCAGGTTGCTTGTCAAACCTGTCACGGAGAAATCCAGAAGATGGGTGAAGTAAAACAATTTACAGATTTAAGCATGGGCTGGTGTGTTAACTGTCATCGCGAAACCAAAGTACAGTTTAAAGACAATGGTTTCTACAGCATCTATGAAAAATACCATGCTGATCTAAAGAGCGGTAAAATTGATAGCGCCAAAGGCGTAACCGTTGAAATGATTGGTGGTACCGAGTGTCAGAAATGTCACTACTAG
- the purN gene encoding phosphoribosylglycinamide formyltransferase produces the protein MIKVAIFASGAGSNAAKIIEHFSKSTTVVIDLIVSNKKEAGVWGIATTHQIDTLYINRESFIETDACVKQLQARGIDFIVLAGFLWKVPESLINAYPGKIINIHPALLPNYGGKGMYGMHVHEAVIAAGEKESGITIHYVDAHYDEGDIIFQAKCAVEPTDTPSSLAAKIHVLEHAHFPKVIERLLKELKQD, from the coding sequence ATGATCAAAGTTGCCATTTTTGCTTCAGGAGCTGGCTCCAACGCTGCCAAAATAATCGAGCACTTTTCAAAAAGCACAACAGTTGTAATCGACCTAATCGTTTCCAATAAAAAAGAAGCAGGTGTTTGGGGGATTGCAACCACTCATCAGATTGACACCCTGTACATTAATCGAGAAAGTTTTATTGAGACAGACGCTTGCGTAAAACAGCTTCAGGCCAGAGGCATTGATTTTATTGTGTTGGCAGGTTTTTTATGGAAAGTCCCTGAATCACTCATCAACGCATATCCTGGCAAAATCATTAATATTCATCCCGCTTTATTGCCCAACTATGGAGGCAAGGGCATGTATGGCATGCATGTGCACGAAGCCGTGATTGCAGCGGGAGAAAAAGAATCTGGCATAACTATCCATTACGTTGATGCGCATTATGACGAAGGAGATATTATTTTTCAGGCAAAGTGTGCTGTTGAACCAACAGATACGCCATCCAGTCTAGCTGCTAAAATTCATGTATTGGAACATGCACATTTTCCGAAAGTAATAGAACGTTTATTGAAGGAGTTGAAGCAAGATTAA
- a CDS encoding amidohydrolase family protein, with the protein MVKYMLALVCLVATLPLGAQITPSPIVKEGQGPYTQLILRSAMVINGTGSPAYGPVDIIIENNRIVRITNVGNPGMPIDPKSRPALKAGGKEIDCSGKYVLPGLIDMHGHIGGKAQGTPAEYVFKLWMAHGITTIRDPSAGNGLDWVLDHKKKSAANTITAPRILAYTAFGQGSKTPIINAEQARAWVNENAAKGADGIKFFGASPEVMDAAIRENKKLGLRSTAHHAQLDVARWNVVQSAKAGMTSMEHWYGLPEAMLENGTLQNYPADYNYNNEQHRFEEAGKLWKQAAAPYSEKWNKVMNELIAADFTLDPTMNIYEANRDLMRARRAEWHEDYTLPSLWKFYEPSRVSHGSYWHNWGTEQEIEWKNNYKLWMTFINEYKNRGGRVTAGSDNGFIYQLYGFGFVRELELLREAGFQPLEVIRAATMHASQALGMEKEIGTIEPGKLADLCVVDGNPLKNLQYFYGTGAIELNEQNEIIRKGGVLYTIKDGIVYDAKKLLADVKQMVDEEKKKTGWQLKQPGIK; encoded by the coding sequence ATGGTTAAATACATGCTTGCGCTGGTTTGTCTTGTGGCAACCCTACCGTTAGGGGCACAAATAACGCCATCCCCTATTGTAAAGGAAGGTCAGGGACCTTATACGCAGTTAATTCTCCGTTCTGCCATGGTGATTAACGGTACAGGTTCTCCTGCCTATGGTCCGGTAGACATCATTATAGAAAACAACCGTATTGTACGTATTACCAATGTAGGCAACCCAGGAATGCCAATTGATCCAAAGTCTAGACCTGCGTTGAAAGCAGGCGGCAAAGAAATTGACTGCAGCGGTAAATATGTATTGCCTGGTTTAATTGATATGCACGGACATATCGGAGGAAAAGCACAGGGCACCCCCGCTGAATATGTATTTAAATTATGGATGGCGCATGGTATAACCACCATACGTGATCCATCAGCAGGTAATGGATTGGATTGGGTATTGGACCATAAAAAGAAAAGTGCGGCCAATACGATTACAGCACCTAGAATATTAGCTTACACTGCATTTGGACAAGGAAGTAAAACGCCCATTATCAACGCAGAACAGGCCAGGGCATGGGTAAATGAAAATGCAGCCAAAGGAGCAGACGGCATCAAATTTTTTGGTGCATCACCGGAAGTAATGGATGCTGCTATAAGAGAAAACAAAAAACTGGGATTAAGGAGCACTGCACATCATGCACAGCTGGATGTAGCTAGATGGAATGTGGTACAATCTGCAAAAGCAGGCATGACAAGTATGGAACACTGGTATGGTTTACCTGAAGCTATGCTGGAAAATGGAACACTCCAGAACTATCCAGCAGATTATAATTACAATAACGAGCAGCATCGTTTTGAAGAAGCAGGTAAACTTTGGAAACAAGCAGCAGCACCTTATTCTGAGAAATGGAATAAAGTGATGAACGAATTAATTGCTGCAGATTTTACGCTGGATCCAACCATGAATATTTATGAAGCCAACAGAGATTTAATGAGAGCCAGAAGAGCAGAATGGCACGAGGACTATACTTTACCTTCTTTATGGAAATTTTATGAACCCAGCAGAGTTTCTCATGGATCTTACTGGCATAATTGGGGAACAGAGCAAGAGATAGAATGGAAAAACAATTATAAACTCTGGATGACTTTTATTAACGAATATAAAAACAGAGGTGGACGTGTAACTGCAGGATCCGATAACGGATTTATTTATCAACTATATGGATTTGGATTTGTACGTGAATTAGAGTTATTACGCGAAGCTGGATTTCAGCCACTAGAAGTGATACGGGCTGCGACCATGCACGCTTCACAGGCATTGGGAATGGAAAAAGAAATAGGAACAATTGAGCCAGGCAAGCTGGCAGACCTTTGTGTTGTAGATGGTAATCCATTAAAGAATTTGCAATATTTCTATGGCACCGGTGCAATTGAACTGAATGAACAAAACGAAATCATTCGAAAAGGGGGAGTATTGTATACCATTAAAGACGGCATTGTATATGATGCTAAAAAATTACTGGCAGACGTAAAGCAAATGGTAGACGAAGAGAAAAAGAAAACAGGATGGCAATTAAAGCAACCCGGAATAAAATAA
- a CDS encoding TAT-variant-translocated molybdopterin oxidoreductase codes for MEQKKHWQSFGELNQSAAFNKDVKGEFNEELPMVEDESKSFLEAKAPRRDFLKYLGFSTAAAAAAASCEMPVKKAIPFANKPEDVVPGIAKYYATTYVQDGDAVSILAKVRDGRPIKIEGNDLSPITKGGTSARVQASVLDLYDTSRLRFPTIDGKEVTFEAADKAIAAQMGGNVVLLTSTINSPSTKAVIAQFLAKYPGSKHVTYDAVSYSGMILANEATYGVRGIPSYHFENAKAIVSLGADFLGTWLNPVEFSRQYATGKKLDEKNPTMSKHIHFESVASLTGSNADEKYLHRPSETLAIAAALLSAVNGTGVTGIADAKLKAGIEAAAKALTANKGAALVVAGSNDVNVQLIVNAINNAIGAGGSTINWGVLLNTRAGVDAEFAQLVAEMNAGSVGTLLIHGANPAYSWFAADQFKAGLAKVKTTVSFAGKVDETAELCKFVLPDNHFLESWGDAEVKTGHFSFIQPTIYPLFKTRQWQDSLLKWSGATEDYLTYLKNFWSAKLGGVNGWDKALQDGVASLGESATKPGTFNGAAVAAALTAAASAKKGGKVELVLYEKVGIGAGQGASNPWLQELPDPVTRATWDNYLVVSPAMAKTLLGIDISNGGQADAYEVNPPKKVVKVTVGQKTIELPALIIPGTHPETVGIAVGYGRSEKVGKSAAGVGKNAFPLASLSGSSVNFANGEVTLTLTEETYPVALTQTHSRYDTEQGNRTEVVKELSLAAYKHHPTEIRDERDKELQPWGGLEKFESQGTLYPVFDRPGVKWGMSIDLNTCTGCGACVVACNAENNVSVVGKPEVLRGHEMHWLRIDRYYSGDLENPNVVFQPLMCQHCDNAPCENVCPVAATNHSSEGLNQMTYNRCIGTRYCANNCPYKVRRFNWADYNGSDSFGDNQKGIVNDVVLDMNDDLTRMVLNPDVTVRARGVIEKCSFCVQRLQEGKLKAKKDSRPLSDSDVKVACQQACPTHAITFGNANSKESAITMARQENPNRQFYVLEQLHVLPNVTYMAKVRNTDDMPHHKGAEAKTEKAHG; via the coding sequence ATGGAGCAAAAAAAGCACTGGCAAAGTTTTGGAGAGCTGAATCAGTCTGCAGCGTTTAACAAGGATGTAAAAGGCGAATTCAATGAAGAGCTTCCAATGGTGGAAGATGAAAGCAAAAGCTTTCTCGAAGCTAAAGCACCTCGTAGAGACTTCTTGAAATACCTAGGGTTCAGTACGGCTGCTGCTGCAGCTGCAGCAAGCTGCGAAATGCCTGTAAAAAAGGCGATTCCGTTTGCTAACAAGCCCGAGGATGTTGTTCCCGGTATTGCTAAATACTACGCTACTACCTACGTTCAGGATGGTGATGCTGTAAGTATCTTGGCTAAAGTGCGTGATGGCCGACCCATAAAAATTGAGGGTAACGACCTTTCTCCAATCACAAAAGGAGGTACATCTGCCCGTGTTCAGGCATCTGTACTAGATTTATACGATACTTCCCGCTTACGTTTCCCTACAATTGACGGCAAGGAAGTAACTTTTGAGGCTGCTGATAAAGCAATTGCTGCTCAAATGGGCGGTAATGTAGTTTTATTAACCAGCACCATCAACTCTCCTTCAACCAAAGCGGTGATTGCTCAGTTTTTAGCTAAATATCCTGGAAGCAAGCATGTTACTTACGATGCGGTTTCTTACAGCGGTATGATTTTAGCAAACGAAGCAACTTATGGTGTAAGAGGTATCCCTTCTTACCATTTTGAAAATGCAAAAGCAATCGTAAGCTTAGGTGCTGATTTCTTGGGAACCTGGTTAAACCCTGTTGAATTTTCAAGACAGTACGCTACTGGTAAAAAATTAGACGAGAAGAACCCAACCATGAGCAAGCATATTCATTTTGAATCTGTTGCTTCATTAACTGGTTCTAACGCTGATGAAAAATATTTGCACCGTCCTTCTGAAACCCTTGCTATTGCTGCTGCTTTACTAAGTGCGGTAAATGGTACAGGTGTTACTGGTATAGCTGATGCTAAGTTAAAAGCAGGTATTGAAGCTGCTGCTAAAGCATTAACTGCCAATAAAGGCGCTGCATTGGTAGTTGCCGGAAGCAATGATGTAAATGTTCAGCTTATTGTAAACGCAATCAATAACGCAATCGGTGCAGGTGGTTCTACCATCAACTGGGGCGTTTTATTAAATACCCGCGCTGGTGTGGATGCTGAATTTGCTCAACTGGTTGCGGAAATGAACGCAGGTTCTGTTGGAACCCTGTTAATTCATGGTGCAAATCCGGCTTACAGCTGGTTTGCTGCTGATCAGTTCAAAGCTGGTTTGGCAAAGGTTAAAACAACGGTTTCATTTGCTGGTAAGGTTGATGAAACTGCTGAATTATGTAAGTTCGTTTTACCTGACAATCATTTCTTGGAAAGCTGGGGTGATGCGGAAGTTAAAACCGGTCACTTCTCTTTTATACAGCCTACTATTTATCCTTTATTCAAAACCCGTCAGTGGCAAGACAGCTTATTAAAGTGGAGCGGTGCTACTGAAGATTATTTAACCTACCTAAAGAATTTCTGGTCTGCTAAATTGGGTGGTGTAAATGGTTGGGATAAAGCATTACAGGATGGTGTGGCTAGCTTAGGCGAATCTGCTACCAAGCCTGGAACCTTTAATGGTGCTGCTGTTGCAGCTGCTTTAACTGCTGCTGCTTCTGCAAAAAAAGGTGGTAAGGTTGAATTGGTTTTATATGAAAAAGTAGGTATTGGTGCTGGTCAGGGTGCAAGCAACCCATGGTTGCAGGAATTACCTGATCCGGTTACCAGAGCAACCTGGGATAACTACTTGGTTGTATCTCCTGCAATGGCTAAAACATTGTTGGGTATTGATATCAGCAATGGCGGTCAGGCAGATGCTTACGAAGTAAATCCTCCTAAAAAAGTTGTAAAAGTTACTGTAGGTCAGAAAACCATTGAGTTGCCTGCATTAATTATACCAGGTACACATCCTGAAACCGTAGGTATTGCTGTTGGTTACGGTCGTAGCGAAAAAGTAGGTAAGTCTGCTGCCGGTGTTGGTAAGAATGCTTTCCCTCTGGCTTCATTAAGCGGATCTTCTGTAAACTTTGCTAATGGTGAAGTTACCCTTACACTTACTGAAGAAACCTATCCGGTAGCCTTAACACAAACACATAGCCGTTACGATACAGAACAAGGTAATCGTACCGAAGTAGTAAAAGAATTAAGCTTAGCTGCTTATAAACATCATCCAACTGAAATCCGAGATGAGCGTGACAAGGAATTACAGCCTTGGGGTGGATTAGAGAAGTTTGAATCTCAGGGTACATTATATCCTGTATTCGACAGACCAGGTGTGAAATGGGGCATGAGCATTGACCTGAATACTTGTACAGGTTGTGGTGCTTGCGTAGTTGCTTGTAATGCTGAAAACAACGTTTCTGTTGTGGGTAAGCCTGAAGTACTACGTGGTCACGAAATGCACTGGTTACGTATTGACCGTTACTACAGTGGCGATTTAGAAAATCCAAACGTCGTATTCCAGCCGTTGATGTGTCAACATTGCGACAACGCTCCTTGTGAAAACGTTTGTCCTGTTGCTGCAACCAACCACAGTAGTGAAGGCTTGAACCAAATGACTTATAACCGTTGTATTGGTACCAGATACTGTGCCAACAACTGTCCTTATAAAGTACGTCGTTTCAACTGGGCTGATTATAATGGCTCTGATAGTTTTGGTGACAACCAGAAAGGAATTGTAAACGATGTAGTGCTAGACATGAACGATGATTTAACTAGAATGGTGTTAAATCCAGATGTTACTGTACGTGCAAGAGGGGTAATTGAAAAATGTTCTTTCTGTGTACAGCGTTTACAGGAAGGTAAGTTGAAAGCGAAGAAAGACAGCCGTCCTTTAAGCGACAGTGATGTAAAAGTTGCTTGTCAGCAGGCTTGTCCTACACATGCTATCACTTTCGGTAATGCTAATAGCAAGGAAAGTGCAATTACCATGGCCAGACAGGAAAATCCTAACCGTCAGTTCTATGTGTTAGAGCAACTGCATGTGTTACCAAATGTAACCTATATGGCTAAAGTGAGAAACACAGATGATATGCCTCATCACAAAGGTGCTGAAGCAAAAACAGAAAAAGCACACGGATAA
- a CDS encoding alpha-L-rhamnosidase-related protein, whose product MKKTTYIFLKIIIGSFLFSFVALGQGKQSISLLFQNSVGLKGKQSFLKTPFNTAGDKLYMVGHQDGSFPDLGWHVKDEMGGIWHHPIKLMDGFTARITIGTKSYNLDKAISFVNFPFGNKHSYVVGSTPLQIDRYQFVPDQLAGVQIEYAIKNTSNQSLRIQFQLEAISNLMPVWLGERTGMIDSKDKASFNPLLNRWMVKDSLNPWYVVYGSTIKGLANPTILSKQNKPNTSITKTVYEIELKPNAVVYIPFTIAGSAHSSEIALKNYERLQASAAILLQQKKARLDNLNKTVQLKLNDKAIEQSFEWLKYNSDWLVADVEGMGRGIVAGLPDYPWWFGGDMAYTLKGLIAMGRKDLVYSSIDLIQRISEKQNGNGRIVHEVSTNGAVFNPGNVNETPQFISLIWEVFCWTGDLAFLEKYFPAVEKGLNWVLNENDKDANLLPDGAGMMEIHGLTSEMIDVAAYTQKAFADAAQMAMVLKKLDLSIDYQQKADRIKETINAQFWVEKNQSYADFIATKSQALHLISDAIVRADTLGNDWAVNALKLLQDQTIKDTSNQPKGFALHHNWVVNTPMETGIAPKEIAIKALNTAKQFSNPFGMYVTGIDKNIKRDAGEYSYAASVGKNDFTYTGTVMTLPTAVQIISENNYGRTNEAFALLKKVDKTFGYALPGSMYEVSPDYGMMTQAWNVYAYCVPIVKQFFGIKPNAFDREIVLEPLLPDSLTNGKIEKLLIGNNLLSVSFNRNSKALKINVAQSQKNWKLLFKQPSLHYSIWKVNNKLVKPLWKDGYWQIIVNEPIADIVLSN is encoded by the coding sequence ATGAAAAAAACAACCTATATTTTTTTAAAGATAATTATTGGTTCCTTTCTTTTTTCTTTTGTAGCCTTAGGACAAGGAAAACAATCAATTTCTCTTTTATTCCAAAATTCAGTTGGATTGAAGGGAAAACAATCTTTCCTGAAAACTCCCTTTAATACCGCAGGAGACAAATTATACATGGTAGGACATCAGGATGGTAGTTTCCCTGATTTAGGTTGGCACGTAAAAGATGAAATGGGAGGTATTTGGCATCACCCTATTAAATTGATGGATGGGTTTACTGCACGTATTACCATCGGAACAAAGTCTTATAATTTAGATAAAGCTATCAGCTTTGTGAATTTTCCTTTTGGTAACAAACATAGTTATGTGGTGGGATCAACACCACTACAAATTGATCGGTATCAGTTTGTTCCAGATCAACTTGCTGGCGTACAAATAGAATACGCCATCAAAAATACAAGTAATCAATCTCTCCGAATTCAATTTCAATTGGAAGCGATTTCTAATCTAATGCCTGTATGGTTGGGTGAAAGAACTGGTATGATTGATTCAAAAGATAAAGCTAGCTTTAATCCCCTCCTTAACCGATGGATGGTAAAAGATTCATTGAATCCATGGTATGTAGTGTATGGATCTACAATTAAAGGTTTAGCTAATCCAACTATTCTTTCTAAACAGAATAAGCCCAATACATCCATTACAAAAACGGTATATGAAATAGAGCTCAAGCCGAATGCTGTTGTTTATATACCTTTTACAATAGCGGGCTCAGCTCATTCCAGTGAAATTGCTTTAAAAAATTATGAGCGGCTACAGGCTTCTGCAGCTATTTTGTTGCAGCAAAAAAAAGCTCGACTTGACAATCTTAATAAGACTGTTCAATTAAAGTTGAATGATAAAGCCATTGAGCAAAGTTTTGAATGGTTAAAGTACAATTCCGATTGGTTAGTAGCAGATGTGGAAGGAATGGGTAGAGGTATTGTTGCTGGATTACCGGATTATCCTTGGTGGTTTGGCGGAGATATGGCGTATACATTAAAGGGACTGATAGCGATGGGGAGAAAGGATTTGGTTTACAGTTCCATTGATTTAATTCAGCGCATATCCGAGAAACAAAATGGCAATGGAAGAATTGTACACGAAGTGTCTACCAATGGTGCAGTTTTTAATCCTGGTAACGTAAACGAAACTCCTCAATTTATTTCTTTGATATGGGAAGTATTTTGTTGGACAGGAGATCTAGCGTTTCTCGAAAAATATTTTCCAGCAGTTGAAAAAGGGTTGAATTGGGTTTTAAATGAAAATGACAAAGATGCTAATTTGTTGCCCGATGGGGCAGGCATGATGGAAATACATGGACTGACTTCTGAAATGATTGATGTAGCAGCGTATACACAGAAAGCATTTGCCGATGCTGCACAGATGGCCATGGTTCTTAAAAAACTGGATCTTTCAATAGACTATCAGCAAAAAGCAGATAGGATCAAAGAAACAATAAATGCACAGTTTTGGGTAGAAAAAAATCAATCCTATGCCGATTTTATTGCAACAAAATCACAGGCATTGCATTTAATTTCAGATGCAATTGTACGGGCAGATACCTTGGGAAATGATTGGGCAGTTAATGCATTGAAATTGCTTCAAGACCAAACTATTAAAGACACTAGTAACCAGCCCAAAGGATTTGCATTGCATCATAACTGGGTAGTAAATACTCCTATGGAAACAGGCATTGCTCCAAAAGAAATCGCTATAAAAGCCTTGAATACAGCCAAACAGTTTTCCAACCCCTTTGGCATGTATGTAACAGGTATTGATAAAAATATAAAAAGAGATGCCGGGGAATATTCTTATGCGGCAAGCGTTGGGAAAAATGATTTTACCTATACAGGAACTGTAATGACTTTGCCTACCGCTGTTCAGATCATATCCGAAAATAATTATGGTAGGACCAATGAAGCTTTTGCTTTATTGAAAAAAGTAGATAAGACATTTGGGTATGCCTTACCCGGCTCTATGTATGAGGTTTCGCCAGACTATGGCATGATGACCCAGGCCTGGAATGTATATGCATATTGCGTACCTATTGTTAAGCAGTTTTTTGGAATAAAGCCAAACGCATTTGATAGAGAAATTGTGCTTGAACCTCTTTTACCTGATTCTTTAACCAATGGTAAAATTGAAAAACTGTTAATCGGGAATAATCTTCTATCTGTGTCTTTTAATAGAAACAGCAAAGCATTAAAAATTAATGTAGCACAAAGCCAAAAGAATTGGAAACTCTTGTTTAAACAACCATCACTACATTACTCAATATGGAAAGTGAATAATAAATTGGTTAAGCCACTATGGAAAGATGGATACTGGCAAATTATCGTTAATGAGCCTATTGCAGACATCGTATTATCTAATTGA
- a CDS encoding DUF6036 family nucleotidyltransferase gives MANIFNSDFRDFILALNTQSVRYILVGGYSVILHGYPRTTGDMDIWVERSVENYQNIKKAFDQFGMPVFDMTLDNFLSHPNWDVFTFGTPPVAIDLMVQVQGLDFAMAYENSVLFEDDGLSIRTIHKNDLIRTKKLVNRPKDQDDLLNLL, from the coding sequence ATGGCTAATATTTTTAATAGCGATTTTAGAGATTTCATATTGGCTCTTAATACTCAATCTGTAAGGTACATTTTAGTTGGTGGCTACTCTGTTATTCTCCATGGGTATCCTAGAACGACCGGTGATATGGATATTTGGGTAGAGCGTTCTGTTGAAAATTATCAAAATATTAAAAAAGCTTTTGATCAATTCGGAATGCCGGTTTTTGATATGACTTTAGACAATTTTCTATCACATCCGAATTGGGATGTATTTACATTTGGTACTCCTCCAGTTGCAATTGATTTAATGGTGCAAGTTCAGGGCTTAGATTTTGCAATGGCATATGAAAATTCTGTTCTGTTTGAGGATGATGGTCTTTCTATTAGAACGATTCATAAAAATGATTTAATACGAACAAAAAAGCTAGTAAATAGGCCAAAGGATCAGGATGATTTATTAAATCTATTATGA